The following proteins are encoded in a genomic region of Streptomyces lunaelactis:
- a CDS encoding discoidin domain-containing protein: MRPQRWRWRVLSAVITTSLLMIGRPSLTASAADGPNTAAGSPAAASSAHAEYTARNITDGNQGSYWQSAGSTFPQWVQADLGSTARIDEVVLKLPAGWESRQQTLSVQGSADGTSFSTLKASAAHTFNPGQANTVAVAFPATQTRFVRVHITANTGWQAAQLSELEVHAAGESSVNLAQGRTLTAGSYTEVYTAANANDGNRASYWESRNGDFPQWIQADLGSSVRVDRVVLRLPDGWDARTQTLKLQGSANGSDFSDLTASKGYEFSPAGGQSVTISFDAATTRYIRVLVTANTGRAAAQVSELEIYGPATGDTQAPTAPAELAYTEPATGQIKLTWEASLDNTAVTGYDIYANNELRTSVAGNVTTYADTQPANATVSYFVRAKDAAGNQSGNSNTVTRRADTGDTQAPTAPAGLSFTEPTSGQVKLSWGASFDNTAVTGYDIYADNSLRKSVAGDVTTYTDTQPASATVTYFVRAKDAAGNESVNSNAVTRNGSTGTASNLAVGKPITASSVIHTFVAENANDNSLTTYWEGAAGSYPGTLTVKLGANADLSSVVVKLNPDSSWGNRTQNIQVLGREQSASGFTSLVAAKDYTFSPASDNSVSVPVDARVAEVQLRFTSNTGATAGQVAEFQILGVPAPNPDLEVTGLTASPAAPVESDVITLSATVHNSGPLASAASAVALRLGGTKVATAQAGALAAGASTTVSASIGARDADTYQLSAVADDANTVIEQNETNNTYTSPTSLVVKPVAGSDLVAAAVSTSPSAPANGDSVTFSVAVKNQGTQPSAGGSHGLTLSLIDSKGATVKTLTGAHSGIIAVGATTVPVNLGSWTAANGSYTVKVVIADDANELPVKRENNTSTQALFVGRGANMPYDMYEAEDGAAGGGAQVVGPNRTIGDVAGEASGRKAVTLNNTGNYVEFTTRASTNTLVTRFSIPDSPGGGGTESTLNVYVNGTFRKAVDLTSKYAWLYGAEASPGNSPGSGAPRHIYDEAHIMLGDSVPAGSRIKLQKDTANGSRYAIDFVSLEQVAPIANPDPATYTVPAGFTHQDVQNALDKVRMDTAGALVGVHLPAGDYQTAGKFQVYGKAVKVVGAGPWYTRFNAPSTQDNTDVGFRAEATAKGSSFANFAYFGNYTSRIDGPGKVFDFSNVTDIVIDNIWNEHMVCLYWGLNTDRITIKNSRIRNMFADGINMTNGSTDNLVTNNEARATGDDSFALFSAIDAGGSDMKNNVYENLTSILTWRAAGIAVYGGFNNTFRNIHIADTLVYSAITISSLDFGYPMNGFGTEPTTVENVSIVRAGGHFWGAQTFPGIWLFSASKVFQGIRVNNVDIVDPTYSGIMFQTNYVGGQPQFPVKDTILSDISISGARRSGDAYDAKSGFGLWANEMPEAGQGPPVGEVTFNGLTFSNNVQDVKNATSTFKININP; encoded by the coding sequence ATGAGACCGCAACGCTGGAGATGGCGGGTTCTCTCCGCCGTGATCACCACCAGTCTTCTGATGATCGGCCGGCCGTCCCTCACCGCCTCGGCGGCCGACGGCCCGAATACCGCCGCGGGCAGTCCCGCGGCGGCGAGCAGCGCCCACGCCGAGTACACCGCCCGGAACATCACCGACGGAAATCAGGGGTCGTACTGGCAGAGCGCCGGCAGTACCTTCCCCCAGTGGGTCCAGGCCGACCTCGGCTCCACCGCCCGGATCGACGAGGTGGTGCTCAAGCTCCCGGCCGGCTGGGAGAGCAGGCAGCAGACCCTCTCCGTCCAGGGCAGCGCCGACGGCACCAGCTTCTCGACCTTGAAGGCCTCGGCCGCTCACACCTTCAACCCGGGGCAGGCCAATACGGTGGCCGTCGCCTTCCCGGCCACCCAGACCCGGTTCGTACGCGTGCACATCACGGCCAACACGGGCTGGCAGGCGGCTCAGCTGTCCGAGCTCGAGGTCCACGCGGCCGGTGAGTCCTCGGTGAACCTCGCCCAGGGCAGAACGCTCACGGCCGGCAGCTACACCGAGGTGTACACGGCCGCCAACGCCAACGACGGAAACCGGGCCAGCTACTGGGAGAGCCGCAATGGCGACTTCCCGCAGTGGATCCAGGCCGACCTCGGCTCCTCCGTCCGCGTCGACCGCGTCGTACTGCGCCTGCCGGACGGCTGGGATGCCAGAACCCAGACCCTGAAACTCCAGGGCAGCGCCAACGGCTCGGACTTCAGCGATCTCACCGCGTCCAAGGGCTACGAGTTCAGCCCCGCCGGCGGCCAGTCGGTGACGATCTCCTTCGACGCCGCCACCACGCGGTACATACGCGTCCTGGTGACCGCCAACACCGGACGGGCGGCAGCCCAAGTGTCGGAGCTGGAGATCTACGGCCCGGCGACCGGTGACACGCAGGCCCCCACCGCTCCGGCCGAGCTGGCCTACACCGAGCCGGCAACCGGCCAGATCAAGCTGACCTGGGAGGCGTCCTTGGACAACACCGCGGTCACCGGCTACGACATCTACGCCAACAACGAACTGCGCACCAGCGTCGCCGGTAACGTCACGACCTACGCCGACACGCAGCCGGCGAACGCGACGGTCTCGTACTTCGTACGCGCCAAGGACGCGGCCGGGAACCAGTCGGGCAACAGCAACACCGTCACCCGCAGGGCTGACACGGGCGACACCCAGGCGCCGACCGCACCCGCCGGCCTCTCCTTCACCGAACCCACCTCCGGGCAGGTCAAGTTGAGCTGGGGAGCTTCCTTCGACAACACCGCGGTCACCGGCTACGACATCTACGCCGACAACTCCTTGCGCAAGAGCGTGGCGGGCGATGTGACGACGTACACCGACACGCAGCCGGCGAGCGCGACGGTGACGTACTTCGTGCGCGCGAAGGACGCGGCCGGAAACGAGTCGGTCAACAGCAACGCCGTCACCCGTAACGGATCCACGGGCACGGCGTCCAACCTCGCCGTCGGCAAGCCGATCACCGCGTCCTCCGTGATCCACACCTTCGTCGCGGAGAACGCCAACGACAACAGCCTGACGACCTACTGGGAGGGTGCGGCGGGCAGCTACCCGGGCACCCTCACCGTGAAGCTTGGCGCCAACGCCGATCTCAGCAGCGTGGTCGTCAAGCTCAATCCGGACAGCAGCTGGGGCAACAGGACCCAGAACATCCAGGTGCTCGGGCGCGAGCAGAGCGCGTCCGGCTTCACCAGTCTGGTGGCGGCGAAGGACTACACCTTCAGCCCGGCGAGCGACAACTCGGTCAGTGTCCCGGTCGACGCGCGAGTCGCGGAGGTGCAGCTGAGGTTCACGTCCAACACCGGCGCGACCGCGGGCCAGGTGGCGGAGTTCCAGATCCTGGGCGTCCCGGCGCCCAACCCCGATCTGGAGGTCACCGGTCTGACGGCCTCACCCGCCGCTCCCGTCGAATCGGACGTGATCACCCTCTCCGCGACCGTGCACAACAGCGGTCCCCTCGCCTCCGCGGCGAGCGCCGTCGCCCTGCGGCTCGGCGGCACCAAGGTCGCCACGGCCCAGGCCGGCGCACTCGCGGCCGGGGCCTCGACCACCGTCAGCGCGTCGATTGGGGCGCGTGACGCCGATACGTACCAGCTCAGCGCCGTCGCCGACGACGCGAACACCGTCATCGAGCAGAACGAGACCAACAACACCTACACCAGCCCCACGTCCCTGGTGGTGAAGCCGGTCGCCGGCTCGGACCTGGTCGCCGCCGCGGTCAGCACCTCGCCCTCGGCCCCGGCCAACGGCGACAGCGTCACCTTCTCCGTGGCCGTCAAAAACCAGGGCACACAGCCGTCCGCGGGCGGCAGCCACGGTCTGACCCTCTCCCTGATCGACTCCAAGGGGGCGACGGTCAAGACCCTGACCGGTGCGCACAGCGGAATCATCGCCGTGGGCGCCACCACAGTGCCGGTGAACCTCGGCAGCTGGACGGCCGCGAACGGTTCGTACACCGTCAAGGTCGTCATCGCCGACGACGCCAATGAACTGCCGGTCAAGCGCGAGAACAACACCAGCACCCAGGCACTGTTCGTCGGCCGCGGCGCCAATATGCCGTACGACATGTACGAGGCGGAGGACGGTGCGGCCGGCGGCGGCGCACAGGTCGTCGGGCCGAACCGGACCATCGGCGACGTCGCGGGCGAGGCCTCGGGCCGCAAGGCCGTCACCCTCAACAACACCGGCAACTATGTGGAGTTCACGACCCGGGCCAGCACCAACACCCTGGTGACGCGGTTCTCCATCCCGGACTCGCCCGGCGGTGGAGGCACCGAGTCCACGCTCAACGTCTACGTCAACGGGACCTTCCGCAAGGCCGTCGACCTCACGTCCAAGTACGCCTGGCTGTACGGGGCGGAGGCCAGTCCCGGGAACTCTCCGGGATCCGGTGCTCCGCGCCACATCTACGACGAGGCGCACATCATGCTGGGCGATTCCGTCCCGGCCGGCAGCAGGATCAAGCTGCAGAAGGACACGGCCAACGGCTCCCGGTACGCGATCGACTTCGTGAGCCTGGAGCAGGTCGCGCCCATCGCCAACCCCGATCCGGCGACATACACGGTGCCGGCCGGGTTCACCCACCAGGACGTCCAGAACGCCCTGGACAAGGTGCGGATGGACACCGCCGGCGCGCTGGTCGGCGTCCATCTGCCGGCCGGCGACTACCAGACGGCCGGCAAGTTCCAGGTCTACGGCAAGGCGGTGAAGGTGGTCGGCGCCGGGCCCTGGTACACCCGGTTCAACGCGCCCTCGACACAGGACAACACCGATGTCGGCTTCCGGGCGGAGGCGACCGCGAAGGGCTCGTCGTTCGCGAACTTCGCGTACTTCGGGAACTACACCTCGCGCATCGACGGCCCGGGCAAGGTGTTCGACTTCTCGAATGTCACGGACATCGTGATCGACAACATCTGGAACGAGCACATGGTGTGCCTCTACTGGGGCCTGAACACCGACAGGATCACCATCAAGAACTCCCGCATCCGCAATATGTTCGCCGACGGCATCAACATGACCAACGGGTCGACGGACAACCTCGTGACCAACAACGAGGCGCGGGCCACCGGAGACGACAGCTTCGCGCTCTTCTCGGCGATCGACGCCGGGGGCAGCGACATGAAGAACAACGTCTACGAGAATCTGACGTCGATCCTCACCTGGCGTGCGGCAGGCATCGCCGTCTACGGCGGCTTCAACAACACCTTCCGCAACATCCACATCGCGGACACGCTCGTCTACTCCGCGATCACCATCAGCTCGCTGGACTTCGGCTATCCGATGAACGGCTTCGGGACCGAACCGACGACGGTCGAGAACGTCTCCATCGTCCGGGCAGGCGGTCACTTCTGGGGCGCGCAGACCTTCCCCGGGATCTGGCTCTTCTCGGCCTCGAAGGTGTTCCAGGGGATCCGGGTCAACAACGTCGACATCGTCGATCCGACGTACAGCGGAATCATGTTCCAGACCAACTACGTGGGAGGACAGCCGCAGTTCCCGGTCAAGGACACGATCCTCAGCGACATCTCGATCTCCGGCGCTCGCAGGAGCGGGGACGCGTACGACGCCAAGTCCGGCTTCGGGCTCTGGGCGAACGAGATGCCCGAGGCGGGTCAGGGCCCGCCGGTCGGTGAGGTCACCTTCAATGGCCTGACCTTCAGCAACAACGTGCAGGACGTGAAGAACGCCACCTCCACCTTCAAGATCAACATCAACCCCTAG
- a CDS encoding solute symporter family protein, with protein MSGDHQTLALLLFSAFVAATLAITTWVSRNRHGSAEEFYAGGRLFSPMENGFAIAGDYMSAASFLGISGLIALFGYDGMLYSVGFLVAWLVVLFLVAELVRNCGRFTLADVVASRMSERPVRIAAGTSSVTVSVLYLVAQMVGAGSLVALLLGGTSEAARSWTVIGVGALMVIYVSLGGMRATTWIQIVKAVLLMAGAIAMTVLVLTRFHGDVNQLLNTAAERSGHGKDFLSPGLKYGGDWIARLDFISLGLALVLGTAGLPHILSRFYTVPTARAARRSVIWSIGLIGSFYLMTIVLGFGAAAVVGSDEVRKSNAAGNTAVPLLALDLGGGAGSTGGTVLFAVVAAIAFATILAVVAGITLASSASVAHDLYASLRRRRSPGAAPGRDCPSPHSEVAVARVAAVGIGVAAIALGLLARDLNVAFLVGLAFAVAASANLPVLLYSLFWRNFTTRGAVWSVYGGLVPAMLLVVLSPVVSGSPEALFPGVDFHVFPLQNPGLVSIPLGFLAGWIGTAMSTEPPDEAKHAETEVRALTGAGAV; from the coding sequence TTGAGCGGCGACCACCAGACCCTGGCGCTGCTGTTGTTCAGCGCGTTCGTGGCGGCGACTCTCGCCATCACGACCTGGGTGAGCCGCAACAGGCATGGCTCGGCAGAGGAGTTCTACGCGGGCGGGCGGCTGTTCTCCCCCATGGAGAATGGGTTCGCCATCGCCGGCGACTACATGTCCGCCGCGTCCTTCCTCGGGATCTCCGGCCTCATCGCCCTCTTCGGCTACGACGGAATGCTCTACTCCGTGGGTTTCCTGGTCGCCTGGCTGGTCGTTCTGTTCCTCGTCGCCGAACTCGTACGCAACTGCGGCCGGTTCACGCTCGCCGATGTCGTCGCGTCGAGGATGAGTGAGCGTCCTGTCCGTATCGCGGCGGGAACTTCTTCGGTCACCGTGTCCGTTCTCTATCTGGTGGCGCAGATGGTGGGAGCCGGGAGCCTGGTCGCGCTGCTTCTCGGTGGCACGAGCGAGGCCGCGCGCTCGTGGACCGTCATCGGAGTGGGTGCCCTGATGGTGATCTATGTGTCGTTGGGAGGGATGCGAGCCACCACCTGGATCCAGATCGTCAAAGCCGTGCTGCTGATGGCGGGCGCGATCGCGATGACCGTGCTCGTACTGACCCGCTTCCACGGCGACGTCAACCAGCTGCTCAACACCGCCGCCGAACGCAGCGGCCACGGCAAGGACTTCCTCTCGCCGGGCCTCAAGTACGGCGGGGACTGGATCGCGCGCCTCGACTTCATCAGCCTCGGCCTGGCGCTGGTGCTGGGTACGGCCGGGCTGCCGCACATCCTGTCCCGCTTCTACACTGTGCCGACCGCGCGGGCAGCCCGCCGTTCGGTCATCTGGTCGATCGGTCTCATCGGCAGCTTCTACCTGATGACGATCGTGCTCGGCTTCGGCGCCGCCGCCGTGGTCGGCAGCGACGAGGTACGGAAGTCGAATGCGGCGGGCAACACCGCGGTCCCGCTGCTCGCGCTGGACCTCGGCGGGGGAGCGGGATCCACCGGCGGGACGGTCCTTTTCGCGGTGGTCGCGGCCATCGCCTTCGCGACGATCCTCGCCGTCGTCGCCGGGATCACCCTCGCCTCGTCCGCCTCCGTCGCCCACGATCTGTACGCCTCGCTCCGGCGCCGTCGCTCCCCCGGAGCCGCGCCCGGGAGGGACTGCCCTTCACCGCACAGCGAGGTCGCCGTCGCGCGCGTCGCCGCGGTCGGCATCGGTGTGGCGGCCATCGCGCTCGGCCTGCTGGCCCGGGATCTGAACGTCGCGTTCCTGGTGGGTCTGGCCTTCGCGGTCGCCGCCTCCGCGAATCTGCCCGTACTGCTCTACTCGCTGTTCTGGCGGAACTTCACCACGCGCGGCGCGGTCTGGTCGGTGTACGGAGGGCTGGTCCCCGCGATGCTGCTGGTGGTGCTCTCGCCGGTCGTCTCGGGCAGCCCCGAGGCGCTCTTCCCGGGCGTGGACTTCCATGTCTTCCCGCTCCAGAACCCGGGTCTGGTCTCCATTCCCCTCGGGTTCCTGGCGGGCTGGATCGGCACGGCCATGTCCACGGAGCCGCCGGATGAGGCGAAGCACGCGGAGACGGAGGTGCGGGCGCTGACGGGAGCGGGAGCGGTCTGA
- a CDS encoding extracellular solute-binding protein, with product MRSAWFRRTRRTTATALVSVLALTALAACGTSSSGNNDEGSGGGSSDPSAPLDPKTKLTLTIDCMPPAAKQPELKEWNEDVKAFNTIYPNIKIEGRSTPGQCLEPPRFTAMLKAKSQPDVFYTYFTDLQQVLDNAGAENISAYVTAKTVPALADIQPDVMNSLKHEGKLYGLPTSNYTMGLLINRKLFQQAGLDPDNPPTTWEGVRSAAKAIAGLGNGIAGYGEYSAGNTGGWHYTATMYGLGGDIVDASGKKSVFNNDLGKQVVSNLHAMRWDDESMGKTQLLKWGDLQKQTASDKLGMFLAAPDDIAYMVQQLGATFENFGMGPIPGGKATLFGGNNYMIKKGMSSDKIKAAVAWLTYKNLTVGKGQFDWARTKADGLPVGVPQPNFWLNTSKTQDDAARAASATMPVENFKAFMDNPVKGKAEPPKAQEIYKVLDNVMSGVLTNKNADVNKLLSTAESQVNQILANQ from the coding sequence ATGAGAAGTGCTTGGTTCCGTCGTACGCGCCGTACCACCGCGACCGCCCTTGTCTCCGTGCTCGCCCTGACCGCCCTGGCCGCCTGCGGCACGAGCAGCAGCGGCAACAACGACGAGGGATCCGGCGGCGGTTCGTCCGATCCGTCAGCTCCGCTGGACCCGAAGACCAAGCTGACGCTCACGATCGACTGCATGCCTCCGGCCGCCAAGCAGCCGGAGCTCAAGGAGTGGAACGAGGACGTCAAGGCGTTCAACACGATCTACCCGAACATCAAGATCGAGGGCCGGTCGACGCCGGGTCAGTGTCTTGAACCGCCGCGCTTCACCGCGATGCTGAAGGCCAAGTCCCAACCGGACGTCTTCTACACGTACTTCACCGATCTCCAGCAGGTGCTGGACAACGCCGGCGCCGAGAACATCTCCGCGTACGTCACCGCCAAGACGGTCCCCGCGCTCGCGGACATCCAGCCCGACGTCATGAACTCCCTCAAGCACGAGGGCAAGCTCTACGGTCTCCCGACCAGCAACTACACCATGGGCCTGCTCATCAACCGCAAGCTCTTCCAGCAGGCCGGGCTCGACCCCGACAACCCGCCGACGACGTGGGAAGGGGTCCGTAGCGCCGCCAAGGCCATCGCCGGACTCGGCAACGGAATCGCGGGCTACGGCGAGTACAGCGCCGGCAACACCGGCGGCTGGCACTACACCGCCACCATGTACGGCCTCGGCGGCGACATCGTCGACGCGAGCGGCAAGAAGTCCGTGTTCAACAACGACCTGGGCAAGCAGGTGGTGTCCAACCTCCACGCCATGCGCTGGGACGACGAGAGCATGGGCAAGACCCAGCTGCTCAAGTGGGGCGATCTGCAGAAGCAGACAGCCAGCGACAAGCTCGGCATGTTCCTTGCCGCGCCCGACGACATCGCGTACATGGTCCAGCAACTCGGCGCCACGTTCGAGAACTTCGGCATGGGACCGATCCCCGGCGGCAAGGCCACCCTCTTCGGCGGCAACAACTACATGATCAAGAAGGGGATGTCCTCCGACAAGATCAAGGCTGCGGTCGCCTGGCTCACCTACAAGAACCTCACCGTCGGCAAGGGCCAGTTCGACTGGGCGCGCACCAAGGCGGACGGCCTGCCCGTCGGAGTCCCGCAGCCGAACTTCTGGCTCAACACCAGCAAGACCCAGGACGACGCGGCGCGCGCGGCCAGCGCGACGATGCCGGTCGAGAACTTCAAGGCCTTCATGGACAACCCGGTCAAGGGCAAGGCCGAACCGCCCAAGGCCCAGGAGATCTACAAGGTTCTGGACAACGTGATGTCCGGAGTGCTGACCAACAAGAACGCGGACGTGAACAAGCTGCTCTCCACCGCGGAGTCGCAGGTCAACCAGATCCTCGCGAACCAGTAG
- a CDS encoding sensor histidine kinase, whose protein sequence is MSPVPTAPARRRRFGWPQRVFSQVLLMQLAIATGVTVLATGLFLAPLSAQLDDQAMRRALAIAETTASAELADELVGSRPTAAGPVQAKAERIRQATGAEYIVIMDKRGVRWSHTAPEEIGRVVSTDPSDALAGKDVMEIDSGTLGRSARGKVPLRDDSGLIVGAVSVGIEYDSVRARLLAAIPGLLAYAGGALAAGALAAYLISRRLQRQTHDLAFSDISALLVEREAMLHGIREGVVALDRAGRIRLMNDEAQRLLGLGPEAMGQPLDEALGDGRTTDVLAGRVTGEDLLTVRGSRVLIANRMPTDDGGAVATLRDRTELEQLGRELDSTRGLIDALRAQDHEHANRMHTLLGLLELEMHEDAMEFVTEVVGVHRATAEQVTEKIHDPLLAALLVGKATVAAERGVSLRIAPGTLLPDRLVDPRGLVTVVGNLVDNALDASAGSENPQVEVELRAQGRTAVLRIADSGPGVPPGQRELIFTEGWSTKELPAHGKRGLGLALVRRLAERQGGSAGVREAAGGGAEFTVVLPEALTEPGPATAVEVR, encoded by the coding sequence ATGAGCCCCGTACCGACCGCACCGGCCCGACGCCGGCGGTTCGGCTGGCCGCAGCGGGTCTTCTCCCAGGTCCTGCTGATGCAGCTGGCCATAGCCACCGGTGTCACTGTGCTCGCCACCGGTCTCTTTCTCGCGCCTCTCAGCGCCCAGCTCGACGACCAGGCGATGCGCCGCGCCCTCGCCATCGCCGAGACCACCGCGTCTGCGGAGCTCGCCGACGAGCTCGTCGGCTCACGGCCGACGGCCGCCGGTCCTGTGCAGGCCAAGGCCGAGCGCATCCGGCAGGCCACCGGCGCCGAGTACATCGTGATCATGGACAAGCGCGGAGTCCGCTGGTCCCACACCGCGCCCGAGGAGATCGGCCGGGTCGTCTCCACCGACCCCAGCGACGCCCTCGCCGGCAAGGACGTGATGGAGATCGACAGCGGGACGCTCGGCCGTTCCGCCCGCGGAAAGGTGCCGCTGCGCGACGACAGCGGCCTGATCGTCGGCGCGGTGTCGGTCGGCATCGAGTACGACAGCGTGCGCGCCCGGCTGCTGGCGGCGATCCCGGGGCTGCTGGCGTACGCGGGCGGGGCGCTGGCCGCCGGCGCCCTCGCCGCCTATCTCATCTCCCGCAGGCTCCAGCGACAGACCCATGATCTGGCCTTCTCCGATATCTCGGCGCTGCTGGTGGAGCGCGAGGCGATGCTGCACGGCATCCGGGAGGGGGTCGTCGCGCTCGACCGGGCGGGCAGGATCCGGCTGATGAACGACGAGGCGCAGCGGCTGCTGGGCCTCGGCCCCGAAGCGATGGGGCAGCCGCTCGACGAAGCGCTCGGCGACGGTCGCACCACCGATGTACTGGCGGGACGGGTCACAGGCGAGGATCTGCTGACCGTACGGGGCAGCCGGGTGCTGATCGCCAACCGGATGCCCACCGACGACGGCGGCGCCGTCGCCACACTGCGCGACCGCACCGAGCTGGAGCAGCTGGGCCGCGAGCTGGACTCCACCCGCGGCCTGATCGACGCCCTCCGCGCACAGGACCACGAGCACGCCAACCGGATGCACACCCTGCTCGGACTCCTCGAGCTGGAGATGCACGAGGACGCGATGGAGTTCGTCACCGAGGTGGTCGGGGTGCACCGGGCCACCGCGGAACAGGTCACCGAGAAGATCCACGACCCACTCCTGGCCGCGCTGCTCGTGGGCAAGGCGACGGTGGCGGCGGAACGCGGTGTCTCGCTGCGCATCGCGCCCGGGACACTGCTGCCCGACCGGCTGGTGGACCCGCGCGGTCTGGTGACGGTCGTCGGCAATCTCGTGGACAACGCGCTGGACGCGTCCGCGGGTTCCGAGAACCCCCAGGTCGAGGTCGAGCTGCGTGCGCAGGGCCGCACGGCCGTGCTGCGGATCGCGGACAGCGGCCCCGGAGTCCCGCCCGGACAACGGGAGTTGATCTTTACGGAGGGCTGGTCCACCAAGGAGCTTCCGGCCCACGGCAAACGTGGCCTTGGACTCGCGCTGGTGCGCAGGCTCGCGGAACGCCAGGGCGGCAGCGCGGGGGTGCGCGAGGCGGCGGGCGGTGGCGCCGAGTTCACCGTCGTACTCCCGGAGGCGCTGACCGAGCCGGGGCCGGCCACTGCCGTGGAGGTGCGATGA
- a CDS encoding LacI family DNA-binding transcriptional regulator, with protein sequence MTRRLAQVAKKVGVSEATVSRVLNGKPGVSEATRQSVLTALDVLGYERPTQLRGERARLVGLVLPELQNPIFPAFAEVIGGALAQQGLTPVLCTQTKGGVSEADYVELLLQQQVSGVVFAGGLFAQADAPHAHYRLLADRRIPVVLINASIENLDFPCIACDDAVAVEQAWRHLASLGHERIGLVLGPLDHVPSRRKLAAAHAAAKAAGRELPDERIERSMFSLEGGQAATTRLLDRGVTGIICASDPLALGAVRAARRRGLGVPGDVSVVGYDDSAFMNCTEPPLTTVRQPIEAMGRAAVELLCTQIQGGEVPPGELLFEPELVVRGSTAQAPR encoded by the coding sequence ATGACGCGACGACTTGCTCAGGTAGCGAAGAAGGTAGGGGTCAGCGAGGCCACGGTCAGCCGGGTGCTCAATGGCAAGCCGGGAGTCTCCGAGGCCACCCGCCAGTCCGTGCTGACAGCGCTGGATGTCCTTGGCTATGAGCGGCCGACCCAGCTGCGAGGCGAGCGCGCGCGACTGGTCGGACTGGTCCTGCCGGAGCTGCAGAATCCGATTTTCCCGGCGTTCGCCGAGGTGATCGGAGGGGCGCTGGCCCAGCAGGGGCTCACCCCCGTCCTGTGCACGCAGACCAAGGGCGGGGTCTCCGAGGCGGACTACGTCGAGCTGCTGCTCCAGCAGCAGGTGTCCGGCGTGGTGTTCGCGGGCGGGCTGTTCGCGCAGGCGGACGCGCCGCACGCGCACTACAGGCTGCTCGCGGACCGCAGGATTCCGGTGGTGCTCATCAATGCCTCCATCGAGAATCTCGACTTCCCCTGCATCGCCTGCGACGACGCCGTCGCGGTCGAGCAGGCGTGGCGGCATCTGGCCTCGCTGGGCCATGAGCGCATCGGTCTTGTCCTCGGCCCGCTCGACCATGTGCCGTCAAGGCGCAAGCTGGCCGCTGCCCACGCGGCTGCGAAGGCGGCCGGCCGTGAGCTGCCCGACGAGCGCATCGAGCGCTCCATGTTCTCGCTGGAAGGCGGGCAGGCGGCGACCACGCGGCTGCTCGACCGGGGGGTCACCGGAATCATCTGCGCGAGCGATCCGCTGGCTCTCGGGGCCGTACGGGCCGCTCGCCGGCGCGGTCTTGGCGTCCCGGGCGACGTCTCGGTCGTCGGCTACGACGACTCCGCTTTCATGAACTGCACCGAGCCGCCGCTGACCACCGTCCGTCAGCCCATCGAGGCGATGGGGCGGGCCGCGGTCGAGCTGCTGTGCACGCAGATCCAGGGCGGCGAAGTCCCGCCCGGCGAGCTGCTCTTCGAGCCGGAGCTGGTGGTCCGCGGCTCGACCGCGCAGGCGCCGCGCTAG
- a CDS encoding DUF7342 family protein, which yields MIDVLVVDDDVRVAEINAAYVSKVPGFRVSATAHSAAGALARITDRPVDLILLDHYLPDGNGLAVVRELRRLGHETDVIMVTAARDVATVQAAMRHGALQYLVKPFNFAGLRTKLEAYATLRRTLESGGEAEQAEVDRMFGALSAGSVAPDLPKGHSPTTAELVRQVLLAAEGPLSTQEIAERAGVSRQTAQRYLKLLERASRVRLTLRYGETGRPEHRYVWSSSPSGA from the coding sequence CTGATCGACGTCCTGGTGGTGGACGACGACGTCCGGGTCGCGGAGATCAACGCCGCCTATGTGTCCAAGGTGCCCGGTTTCCGGGTCTCCGCGACGGCCCACTCGGCCGCCGGGGCGCTCGCCCGGATCACGGACCGCCCGGTGGATCTGATCCTCCTCGACCACTATCTGCCGGACGGGAACGGCCTTGCGGTCGTACGGGAGCTGCGGCGGCTCGGCCACGAGACCGACGTGATCATGGTGACGGCGGCGCGCGATGTCGCCACCGTCCAGGCTGCGATGCGCCATGGGGCGCTCCAGTACCTGGTGAAGCCGTTCAACTTCGCGGGTCTGCGCACCAAGCTGGAGGCGTACGCCACGCTGCGCCGCACCCTGGAGAGCGGCGGCGAGGCGGAACAGGCCGAGGTGGACCGGATGTTCGGGGCCCTGTCGGCCGGCTCGGTCGCCCCGGATCTGCCCAAGGGCCACTCGCCGACCACAGCCGAGCTGGTACGCCAGGTGCTGCTGGCCGCCGAAGGGCCGCTCTCCACCCAGGAGATCGCGGAACGCGCGGGGGTGAGCAGGCAGACGGCGCAGCGCTATCTGAAGCTGCTCGAGCGGGCGAGCAGAGTGCGGCTCACCCTGAGGTACGGCGAGACGGGCCGCCCGGAACACCGCTACGTCTGGTCCTCCAGCCCGTCCGGCGCTTGA